A genomic window from Pyxidicoccus trucidator includes:
- a CDS encoding LysR family transcriptional regulator: MTTEQLRAFLQVALEGRLSLAAKGLGLSQSGLSRQLQSLEAELGTRLLVRTPGGAVLTDAGERFLPHARRALEALLAGTSELERLSGTPRGLVSLGTLHTVGAYLLPDIIPAFAQRYPEVRPRLSEGMAPALEESVARGALDLAILSLPVRHADLVAQKLWEEVLVLAVPRGHRLSRLGKAVELSEVVEEPWVVIPGMGGTRALEAACEARGVTPKLALETDNAEAIRRMVERGLGVALVPELMARDHQSRGFDVVPLVRGPKRQVALVHRGEGYLTAAARALKEFIVESVRVMPEPWGARKGGSGGRVR, translated from the coding sequence ATGACGACCGAACAGCTCAGGGCCTTCCTCCAGGTGGCGCTGGAGGGCCGACTCTCTCTCGCGGCGAAGGGGCTGGGCCTGTCCCAGTCCGGCCTGTCGAGGCAGCTCCAATCGCTGGAGGCGGAGCTGGGCACGCGCCTGCTCGTCCGGACTCCAGGCGGGGCGGTACTGACGGACGCGGGGGAGCGCTTCCTCCCCCACGCGCGGCGGGCGCTGGAGGCGCTGCTGGCGGGTACGTCGGAGCTGGAGCGGCTGTCCGGCACTCCGCGCGGCCTGGTGTCGCTGGGCACGCTGCACACGGTGGGCGCGTACCTCCTGCCGGACATCATTCCGGCCTTCGCCCAGCGGTATCCGGAGGTGCGGCCCCGGCTGAGCGAGGGCATGGCCCCCGCGCTGGAGGAGAGCGTGGCGCGGGGCGCGCTGGACCTGGCCATTCTTTCGCTGCCGGTGCGGCACGCGGACCTGGTGGCGCAGAAGCTGTGGGAGGAGGTGCTGGTGCTGGCGGTGCCTCGCGGGCACCGGCTGTCGCGGCTGGGGAAGGCGGTGGAGCTGTCGGAGGTGGTGGAGGAGCCGTGGGTGGTCATCCCAGGAATGGGCGGCACACGCGCGCTGGAGGCGGCGTGCGAGGCGCGCGGGGTGACGCCGAAGCTGGCGCTGGAGACGGACAACGCGGAGGCCATCCGCCGCATGGTGGAGCGAGGGCTGGGCGTGGCGCTGGTGCCGGAGCTGATGGCGAGGGACCACCAGTCCCGGGGCTTCGACGTGGTGCCGCTGGTGCGGGGCCCGAAGCGGCAGGTGGCGCTGGTGCACCGGGGCGAGGGCTACCTCACGGCGGCGGCGCGAGCCCTGAAGGAGTTCATCGTGGAGAGCGTCCGTGTGATGCCCGAGCCATGGGGCGCGCGGAAGGGTGGCTCGGGAGGCCGGGTGCGGTAG
- a CDS encoding AI-2E family transporter — MASELTARRIFTGLILLSLFLLALVIRPFAEAFFLAAVLAATFYGLHKRLTRRLRGRNHLSAGILTTGVVLALLLPLGGLTAFIVTEVTEGAQFVTQTVQKEGVSGLVDRLPGPVRGMADGVLKRLPMEQQNLDQTIQDQVTTQGGTAAKAVTGAVAATGSIAFQAIMMLIALFFFFTDGVRLVEWIESVSPLRRGQTREIMREFRSVSGAVLLSSVATAGVQSVAALIGFLIARVPAPLFFAGLAFFLALIPAVGAAIVVLLAAALMFFSGHPWAALFLAVWGTVVVGLVDNIVKPLLAKRGMHQHGAIVFFALLGGLAAFGTVGLLLGPLIVAFFLALVRIWERDYGRATPRAGDPATPGPGSAGDGGRTLPSVRSEATGEQVPLTPTPPDAH; from the coding sequence ATGGCATCCGAGCTGACCGCTCGCCGGATCTTCACCGGCCTCATCCTGCTGTCCCTCTTCCTGCTGGCCCTGGTCATCCGCCCGTTCGCCGAGGCGTTCTTCCTGGCGGCCGTGCTGGCGGCGACGTTCTACGGGCTGCACAAGCGGCTCACCCGGCGGCTGCGCGGCAGGAACCACCTGTCCGCCGGCATCCTCACCACGGGCGTCGTCCTCGCCCTGCTGCTGCCGCTGGGCGGCCTCACGGCCTTCATCGTGACGGAGGTGACGGAGGGGGCGCAGTTCGTCACCCAGACGGTGCAGAAGGAAGGCGTGAGCGGGCTGGTGGACAGGCTGCCCGGGCCGGTGCGCGGCATGGCGGACGGGGTGCTGAAGCGGCTCCCGATGGAGCAGCAGAACCTGGACCAGACCATCCAGGACCAGGTGACCACCCAGGGTGGCACCGCGGCCAAGGCGGTGACGGGGGCGGTGGCGGCCACGGGCTCCATCGCCTTCCAGGCCATCATGATGCTCATCGCCCTCTTCTTCTTCTTCACGGACGGCGTGCGGCTGGTGGAGTGGATAGAGAGCGTTTCACCGCTGCGACGCGGGCAGACGCGCGAAATCATGCGCGAGTTCCGCAGTGTGTCCGGCGCGGTACTCCTCTCCTCGGTGGCCACCGCGGGCGTGCAGTCGGTGGCGGCCCTCATCGGCTTCCTCATCGCCCGGGTGCCCGCCCCGCTGTTCTTCGCGGGCCTGGCCTTCTTCCTGGCGCTCATCCCCGCGGTGGGCGCGGCCATCGTCGTGCTGCTCGCGGCGGCGCTGATGTTCTTCAGCGGCCACCCCTGGGCCGCGCTCTTCCTGGCCGTCTGGGGCACGGTGGTGGTGGGCCTGGTGGACAACATCGTGAAGCCGCTGCTGGCCAAGCGCGGCATGCACCAGCACGGAGCCATCGTCTTCTTCGCGCTGCTTGGCGGCCTGGCCGCGTTCGGCACGGTGGGCCTGCTGCTGGGCCCGCTCATCGTCGCCTTCTTCCTGGCCCTGGTGCGCATCTGGGAGCGCGACTATGGGCGGGCCACTCCCCGCGCCGGTGACCCGGCCACGCCGGGCCCGGGCAGTGCGGGCGACGGGGGCCGCACCCTTCCCTCGGTGCGCTCCGAGGCCACGGGCGAGCAGGTTCCCCTCACACCCACGCCCCCAGATGCCCACTGA
- a CDS encoding YqaA family protein: MPDPSTLTAWGLPGLFLVAMLAGSVVPVPSEAVLAALIYGGTPPVMAVAVGTVGNVLGALSLYALGRWVASGGGGPLGRWYVRRRAKEGPRLERVEARVRKWGAPALLMSWMPVLGDAFVIAGGMLGVRPLPFVLFVTLGKGLRYLFVALSTTAAM; encoded by the coding sequence ATGCCCGACCCGTCCACACTCACCGCCTGGGGGCTCCCGGGCCTCTTCCTCGTCGCCATGCTGGCGGGCTCGGTGGTGCCCGTGCCCTCGGAAGCCGTGCTGGCCGCGCTCATCTACGGGGGCACGCCTCCGGTGATGGCCGTTGCCGTGGGCACCGTGGGCAACGTGCTGGGCGCGCTCTCGCTGTACGCGCTGGGCCGGTGGGTGGCGAGCGGGGGCGGCGGCCCGCTGGGGCGGTGGTATGTGCGACGGCGCGCGAAGGAAGGCCCCCGCCTGGAGCGCGTCGAGGCGCGTGTGCGGAAGTGGGGCGCGCCCGCGCTGCTGATGTCCTGGATGCCCGTGCTGGGCGATGCGTTCGTCATCGCCGGGGGCATGCTCGGCGTCCGGCCGCTGCCCTTCGTGCTCTTCGTCACACTGGGCAAGGGGCTGCGCTACCTGTTCGTGGCGCTCTCCACGACGGCTGCGATGTAG
- a CDS encoding lamin tail domain-containing protein has translation MWRYGAVVLSLVLAACGGVDPAVEPTHEETEVGAREDGLASTRIRLMAANISSGTGQDYDPGHGIRIFQGTDPDVVMIQEFNYKTNSAADLRSFVDTAFGTGFSYYREAGAQIPNGIISRWPIIASGEWDDPAVSNRDFAWARIDIPGPKDLWAVSVHLLTTSSGNRNTEATSLVSRIKANIPTGDYLVIGGDLNTGSRSEACFSTLAQVVTTASPYPADRNGNTNTNAGRNSPYDHVLVDSDLRPLQTAVVIGGSSFANGLVADTRVYSPISELSPAASGDSGASGMQHMGVIKDFLVPSDSVSSSVTVTAPNGGESWAAGSARNITWSASGVTNVRVEYTLNGSTWTTLTSSASASAGSVAWTVPSTASTSARVRVSDAADASTTDTSNAAFTITTTGGGGTASVIVNEVLVNEPGSDVTGEFVELVNVGTGAADLGGWTVADAALVRHTFPSGTTLAAGAAVVVFGGSAGIPSGTPGAVIASTGTLGLSNSGDTVTLKNASGTTVDTATVGSGLSGTDGVSANRSPDATAGATFVLHTGVSSLTASPGRRASGSSF, from the coding sequence ATGTGGCGGTATGGGGCCGTGGTGCTCTCCCTGGTGCTGGCCGCGTGCGGTGGCGTGGACCCGGCGGTGGAGCCCACGCACGAGGAGACCGAGGTCGGCGCCCGTGAGGACGGACTGGCCAGTACGCGCATCCGGCTGATGGCGGCGAACATCTCCAGCGGCACCGGCCAGGACTATGACCCGGGCCACGGCATCCGCATCTTCCAGGGCACGGACCCGGACGTGGTGATGATTCAGGAGTTCAACTACAAGACGAACTCCGCGGCGGACCTGCGCTCCTTCGTCGATACGGCCTTCGGCACGGGCTTCAGCTACTACCGCGAGGCCGGCGCCCAGATTCCGAACGGCATCATCAGCCGCTGGCCCATCATCGCCTCGGGCGAGTGGGATGACCCGGCCGTCTCCAACCGCGACTTCGCGTGGGCGCGCATCGACATCCCGGGCCCGAAGGACCTGTGGGCGGTCAGCGTGCACCTGCTGACGACGAGCAGCGGCAACCGCAACACGGAGGCCACCAGTCTGGTCAGCCGCATCAAGGCCAACATCCCCACCGGCGACTACCTGGTGATTGGCGGCGACCTCAACACCGGCAGCCGCTCCGAGGCGTGCTTCAGCACCCTGGCCCAGGTGGTGACGACGGCCAGCCCCTACCCGGCGGACCGCAATGGCAACACCAACACCAACGCGGGCCGCAACTCGCCGTATGACCACGTGCTGGTGGACAGTGACTTGCGCCCGCTCCAGACGGCGGTGGTCATCGGCGGCAGCTCGTTCGCCAACGGGCTGGTGGCGGACACGCGCGTGTACTCGCCCATCTCCGAGCTGTCCCCCGCGGCGTCCGGCGACAGCGGCGCGTCCGGCATGCAGCACATGGGCGTCATCAAGGACTTCCTCGTCCCCAGCGACTCGGTGAGCAGCAGCGTCACCGTGACGGCGCCCAACGGCGGCGAGAGCTGGGCGGCCGGCAGCGCGCGCAACATCACCTGGTCGGCGTCCGGCGTGACGAACGTGAGGGTGGAGTACACGCTGAACGGCAGCACCTGGACCACCCTCACCTCCAGCGCTTCGGCCTCGGCGGGCAGCGTCGCGTGGACGGTGCCCTCCACCGCGAGCACCTCCGCGCGGGTGCGCGTGAGCGACGCGGCCGATGCCAGCACCACCGACACGAGCAACGCGGCCTTCACCATCACCACCACGGGCGGTGGGGGCACGGCCAGCGTCATCGTCAACGAGGTGCTGGTCAACGAGCCGGGCTCGGACGTCACGGGCGAGTTCGTGGAGTTGGTGAACGTGGGCACGGGCGCGGCGGACCTGGGCGGCTGGACGGTGGCGGACGCGGCCCTGGTGCGGCACACCTTCCCCAGCGGCACCACGCTGGCGGCGGGCGCGGCGGTGGTGGTGTTCGGCGGCTCGGCGGGCATTCCCTCGGGCACGCCGGGCGCCGTCATCGCGTCCACGGGCACGCTGGGCCTGTCCAACAGCGGTGACACGGTGACGCTGAAGAACGCGTCCGGCACGACGGTGGACACCGCCACGGTGGGCTCGGGCCTCAGCGGCACGGATGGCGTGTCCGCCAACCGGAGCCCGGATGCCACGGCCGGCGCCACCTTCGTGCTGCACACGGGCGTGTCCAGCCTGACGGCGTCCCCCGGACGGCGCGCCAGCGGCTCGTCGTTCTGA
- a CDS encoding AMP-binding protein, with product MTPSYVHGTSSTPLLGETIGQNLRRTVERHGEREALVVASQGYRATYRQLWDATTQVALGLLALGVEKGDRVGVWSPNRFEWVVAQYATARIGAILVNLNPAYRTSELEYALNQSGVSVLLLARGFRQTDYRAMLEEVRPRCAGLRVTMVLDDDWQLLLSNAKHVSERTLEDREASLQFDDPINIQYTSGTTGFPKGATLSHHNVLNNGFFIGEALRYGPEDRVCIPVPFYHCFGMVIGNLACTTHGATMVIPGEAFDALAVLQTVQAERCTSLYGVPTMFIAELDHPRFGEFDLTSLRTGVMAGSPCPVEVMKQVQSRMNMREVTICYGMTETSPVSTQSALDDPLDKRVSTVGRIHPHLEVKIVDAESGAVVPRGSAGELCTRGYSVMLGYWENPQATATAVDRSGWMHTGDLATMDADGYVKIVGRIKDMIIRGGENIYPREVEEFLHTHPGVSEAQVIGVPSKKYGEEVMAWVKTKPGVTLTVEELTKHCTGRIATYKVPRYWKFVDAFPMTVTGKVQKFRMREVSVGELGLEDAAAIKTA from the coding sequence ATGACTCCCTCCTACGTCCACGGCACGAGCTCCACCCCGCTGCTCGGGGAGACGATTGGTCAGAACCTGCGCCGCACCGTCGAGCGGCATGGCGAGCGGGAGGCGCTGGTGGTGGCCTCGCAGGGTTACCGGGCCACGTACCGGCAGCTCTGGGACGCCACGACGCAGGTGGCGCTGGGGTTGCTGGCCCTGGGCGTGGAGAAGGGAGACCGGGTGGGCGTCTGGTCCCCCAACCGCTTCGAGTGGGTGGTGGCCCAGTACGCCACCGCGCGCATCGGCGCCATCCTCGTCAACCTCAACCCCGCCTACCGCACCTCGGAGCTGGAGTACGCGCTCAACCAGTCCGGTGTCAGCGTGCTGCTGCTGGCTCGCGGCTTCCGGCAGACGGACTACCGGGCCATGTTGGAGGAGGTCCGCCCGCGCTGCGCCGGCCTGCGCGTGACGATGGTGCTGGATGATGACTGGCAGCTGCTGCTCTCCAACGCGAAGCACGTGAGCGAGCGCACGCTGGAGGACCGGGAGGCGTCGCTCCAGTTCGATGACCCCATCAACATCCAGTACACGTCCGGCACCACGGGCTTCCCGAAGGGCGCCACGCTGTCGCACCACAACGTGCTGAACAACGGGTTCTTCATCGGGGAGGCGCTGCGCTACGGACCGGAGGACCGGGTCTGCATCCCGGTGCCCTTCTACCACTGCTTCGGCATGGTGATTGGCAACCTGGCCTGCACCACGCACGGCGCCACCATGGTGATTCCGGGCGAGGCGTTCGACGCGCTGGCCGTGCTGCAGACGGTGCAGGCGGAGCGCTGCACGTCCTTGTACGGCGTGCCCACCATGTTCATCGCGGAGCTGGACCACCCGCGCTTCGGCGAGTTCGACCTGACGTCGCTGCGCACGGGTGTCATGGCGGGCTCACCGTGTCCGGTGGAGGTGATGAAGCAGGTGCAGTCGCGGATGAACATGCGCGAGGTGACCATCTGCTACGGGATGACGGAGACGTCTCCGGTGTCCACGCAGAGCGCGCTGGATGACCCGCTGGACAAGCGCGTGTCCACGGTGGGGCGCATCCATCCGCACCTGGAGGTGAAGATTGTCGACGCCGAGTCGGGCGCGGTGGTGCCACGCGGCTCGGCGGGCGAGCTGTGTACGCGTGGGTACAGCGTGATGCTCGGGTACTGGGAGAACCCGCAGGCCACCGCGACGGCCGTGGACAGGTCCGGGTGGATGCACACGGGGGACCTGGCGACGATGGACGCCGACGGCTACGTGAAGATTGTCGGCCGCATCAAGGACATGATCATCCGGGGCGGGGAGAACATCTACCCGCGCGAGGTGGAGGAGTTCCTGCACACGCACCCGGGCGTGAGCGAGGCGCAGGTCATCGGCGTGCCGAGCAAGAAGTACGGCGAGGAGGTGATGGCCTGGGTGAAGACGAAGCCGGGCGTGACGCTCACGGTGGAGGAGCTGACGAAGCACTGCACGGGGCGCATCGCGACGTACAAGGTGCCGCGCTACTGGAAGTTCGTGGACGCGTTCCCGATGACGGTGACGGGGAAGGTGCAGAAGTTCCGCATGCGCGAGGTGTCCGTGGGCGAGCTGGGACTGGAGGATGCGGCGGCCATCAAGACGGCGTGA
- a CDS encoding serine/threonine-protein kinase — protein MQSTDDEADDVAYLGGAAAQAVPERRNAGTPPEAWVQPVTPPPALSLADTLRPITPVSPHGTLLQGVVTPLPPSPVARGLMPGQVVAGRYRVERWLGAGGSAAVYEATDLRQSERVALKVLAVPHANDALVARFHQELEHVRALEHVNILRVFDAGVDGDRHFLTMELLEGSDLRQLLAERRATRAEALRWLTHVAVALEHAHGRGVLHRDVKPANLFITRLGVLKLMDFGLAKSTHVAGATAQGAVLGTPEYMAPEQVMGSSPVSPATDLYALGVVAYELLTGQLPFRHAQPVPLMFLHVQQAPVPPRTLCPDLPEPFEHIVLKLLEKRPEDRYRDAASLRSALSKLWPFVLLKAPA, from the coding sequence GTGCAATCGACGGATGACGAGGCCGACGACGTGGCGTACCTCGGAGGTGCCGCGGCGCAGGCGGTGCCGGAGCGGAGGAACGCCGGGACGCCGCCGGAGGCCTGGGTCCAGCCGGTGACGCCCCCGCCAGCGCTGTCGCTGGCGGATACGCTGCGGCCCATCACTCCGGTCTCCCCCCACGGCACGCTGCTGCAGGGCGTGGTGACGCCACTCCCGCCCTCCCCCGTCGCACGAGGGCTGATGCCGGGGCAGGTGGTGGCAGGGCGCTACCGCGTGGAGCGGTGGCTGGGCGCGGGAGGCAGCGCCGCGGTGTACGAGGCCACGGACCTGCGGCAGAGCGAGCGCGTGGCGCTCAAGGTGCTGGCGGTGCCGCACGCGAACGACGCCCTGGTGGCGCGCTTCCATCAGGAGCTGGAGCACGTCCGGGCCCTGGAGCACGTCAACATCCTCCGCGTCTTCGACGCCGGCGTGGACGGAGACCGGCACTTCCTCACCATGGAGCTGCTGGAAGGCTCGGACCTCCGGCAGCTGCTGGCGGAGCGGCGCGCCACGCGGGCCGAGGCCCTGCGCTGGCTCACCCACGTCGCCGTGGCGCTGGAGCACGCGCACGGGCGCGGGGTGCTGCACCGGGACGTGAAGCCCGCCAACCTCTTCATCACCCGCCTGGGCGTGCTGAAGCTGATGGACTTCGGCCTGGCGAAGAGCACGCACGTGGCGGGCGCCACGGCGCAGGGCGCGGTGCTCGGCACGCCGGAGTACATGGCGCCCGAGCAGGTGATGGGCAGCTCCCCGGTGTCTCCCGCCACGGACCTGTATGCGCTGGGCGTGGTGGCGTACGAGCTGCTCACCGGGCAGCTCCCCTTCCGCCACGCCCAGCCGGTGCCGCTGATGTTCCTGCACGTGCAGCAGGCCCCGGTGCCGCCTCGCACGCTGTGCCCGGACCTGCCGGAGCCCTTCGAGCACATCGTGCTGAAGCTGCTGGAGAAGCGGCCCGAGGACCGCTACCGGGACGCGGCCTCGCTGCGCTCCGCCCTGTCGAAGCTGTGGCCCTTCGTGCTCCTCAAGGCACCCGCGTGA
- a CDS encoding TfoX/Sxy family protein encodes MARTDSFVEYTVELLEKLGPVQSRSMFGGWGLYFGGRMFGLIGNGQLFLKVDDVTKPDFQAAGCRPFVYEGAGKPVEMGYWTPPADAADDAYALLPWARRAVDAAQRAALKKAPKKKAAAKKAVAKKAGAERKPAGKKPPERKKAASVKPPRAGR; translated from the coding sequence ATGGCCCGGACGGACAGCTTCGTGGAGTACACGGTGGAGTTGCTGGAGAAGCTCGGGCCCGTGCAGTCGCGGTCGATGTTCGGCGGCTGGGGGCTGTACTTCGGTGGGCGGATGTTCGGGCTCATCGGGAACGGGCAGCTGTTCCTGAAGGTGGACGACGTCACGAAGCCGGACTTCCAGGCGGCCGGGTGCCGGCCCTTCGTCTACGAGGGCGCGGGCAAGCCGGTGGAGATGGGCTACTGGACGCCACCCGCGGACGCGGCGGATGACGCCTACGCGCTGCTGCCCTGGGCCCGCCGCGCGGTGGACGCGGCACAGCGGGCGGCGCTGAAGAAGGCACCGAAGAAGAAGGCAGCGGCGAAGAAGGCCGTGGCGAAGAAGGCGGGGGCGGAGCGGAAGCCCGCGGGGAAGAAGCCACCTGAGCGCAAGAAGGCGGCTTCAGTGAAACCTCCACGCGCAGGCAGGTAG
- a CDS encoding MFS transporter — MDGSGLTVEPLASARPGTARRMATGAVLLALVVSAFEGTVVTSAMPTITRELGGQHLYSWVFSGFLFASTVGVLISGKLADRLGRRPVFFGGMGLFLVGSALCGLAESVPMLIAFRVLQGLGAGALQPTTLTISADLYTLRERAAVQGLFTGAWGVGNAVGPLIGGWLVMHASWRWVFLVNVPVGLFAAALLYLSYRDPPRRSDVKLERWGPLLAGTSAALLLFSLEPGHAEARWLCALGAVLVGAVLVRQQRASVAPLLPTELLKDRTVLSGVAGSIAGGALLYSMAAWVPLWMTEQGGHSPVAAGLALLPMLLGWSVGSTFGVKLLVLGGMRLSAGVSFAVAAVGAGFLSLSAALGWGVPAALVGLGILGMGLGPAASTSLIGPQSRAPWHHRGIVTSSLYATRLLGGALSVALLALARGHFAAQFAIAAGLTATAALVLGLFAPGRTEPAAA; from the coding sequence ATGGATGGAAGTGGCTTGACGGTGGAGCCCCTGGCCAGCGCGCGCCCGGGCACGGCGCGGCGGATGGCCACGGGCGCGGTGCTGCTGGCCCTGGTGGTCAGCGCCTTCGAGGGCACGGTGGTGACGAGCGCCATGCCCACCATCACCCGCGAGCTGGGTGGCCAGCACCTGTACTCGTGGGTGTTCTCCGGCTTCCTCTTCGCCTCCACCGTGGGCGTGCTCATCTCCGGCAAGCTGGCGGACCGGCTGGGGCGCAGGCCCGTCTTCTTCGGCGGCATGGGACTGTTCCTCGTCGGCTCGGCGCTATGCGGCCTGGCCGAGTCCGTGCCCATGCTCATCGCCTTCCGCGTGCTTCAGGGCCTGGGCGCCGGGGCCCTCCAGCCCACCACGCTCACCATCAGCGCGGACCTCTACACGCTGCGCGAGCGCGCCGCCGTGCAGGGCCTCTTCACCGGCGCGTGGGGCGTGGGCAATGCCGTGGGCCCACTCATCGGCGGGTGGCTGGTGATGCACGCGTCGTGGCGCTGGGTGTTCCTCGTCAACGTGCCCGTGGGCCTGTTCGCCGCGGCGCTGCTGTACCTGTCCTACCGCGACCCGCCGCGCCGCTCGGACGTGAAGCTGGAGCGCTGGGGGCCGCTGCTGGCGGGCACCTCCGCCGCGCTGCTCCTCTTCTCGCTGGAGCCCGGCCACGCGGAGGCCCGGTGGCTGTGCGCGCTGGGCGCCGTGCTCGTGGGCGCGGTGCTGGTGCGCCAGCAGCGCGCGTCCGTGGCCCCGCTGCTGCCGACGGAGCTGCTGAAGGACCGCACCGTGCTGAGCGGCGTGGCGGGCAGCATCGCCGGTGGCGCGCTGCTGTACAGCATGGCCGCGTGGGTGCCGCTGTGGATGACGGAGCAGGGCGGGCACTCGCCGGTGGCCGCGGGACTCGCGCTGCTGCCGATGCTGCTGGGCTGGTCCGTGGGCTCCACCTTCGGCGTGAAGCTGCTGGTGCTCGGGGGCATGCGCCTGAGCGCGGGCGTGAGCTTCGCGGTGGCGGCCGTGGGCGCGGGGTTCCTGTCCCTGTCCGCCGCGCTGGGGTGGGGCGTGCCCGCCGCGCTCGTGGGCCTGGGCATCCTGGGGATGGGGCTGGGGCCGGCCGCGAGCACGTCGCTGATTGGTCCGCAGTCCCGCGCGCCCTGGCACCACCGGGGCATCGTCACGAGCAGCCTCTACGCGACGCGGCTCCTGGGCGGCGCGCTGTCGGTGGCCCTGCTGGCGCTGGCTCGTGGGCACTTCGCCGCGCAGTTCGCGATTGCCGCCGGGCTCACCGCCACCGCGGCGCTCGTGCTGGGGCTGTTCGCTCCCGGCAGGACGGAGCCGGCGGCGGCGTGA
- a CDS encoding endonuclease/exonuclease/phosphatase family protein — MALKVMTFNVLQGGEERFDAILTFLAREPPDVLVLQECLGWDDGGRLRRVAEALDVPQDDAHLVLGQSRSRPSGRCYHVAVVSRPPLRSVSVHNDRHFLGHCIVQCELESNGPVTLFGTHFDAHHEKLRYVEARYLRSVLDAAAFREGQFLLVGDLNSLSRKDPYPVDLEDRLRKAGTDKYGHPPRFDVIDDVEEYGWVDTLLARPASSKWVTARRNRGGVTIDYRTDYVFASPRMAERLVSAEVIDVGDASDHNPLVATFR, encoded by the coding sequence ATGGCACTGAAGGTGATGACGTTCAACGTCCTGCAAGGAGGAGAGGAGCGGTTCGACGCCATCCTCACCTTCCTCGCGCGGGAGCCTCCTGACGTGCTGGTGCTGCAGGAGTGCCTTGGCTGGGACGACGGCGGGCGCCTGCGCCGCGTGGCCGAGGCGCTGGACGTGCCCCAGGACGACGCGCACCTGGTGCTGGGGCAGTCCCGCTCGCGGCCGAGTGGACGTTGCTACCACGTGGCGGTGGTGAGCCGTCCTCCGCTGCGCTCGGTGAGCGTGCACAACGACAGACACTTCCTGGGGCACTGCATCGTCCAGTGCGAGCTGGAGTCGAACGGGCCAGTGACGCTGTTCGGGACGCACTTCGACGCGCACCACGAGAAGCTGAGGTACGTGGAGGCGCGCTACCTGCGCTCGGTGCTGGACGCGGCGGCGTTCCGCGAGGGGCAGTTCCTGCTGGTGGGGGACCTGAACTCGCTGTCGAGGAAGGACCCGTATCCGGTGGACCTGGAAGACAGGCTGCGCAAGGCGGGGACGGACAAGTACGGGCACCCTCCGCGCTTCGACGTGATTGACGACGTGGAGGAGTACGGCTGGGTGGACACGCTGCTGGCGCGGCCGGCGTCGTCGAAGTGGGTGACGGCGCGGAGGAACCGGGGCGGCGTGACGATTGATTACCGCACGGACTATGTATTCGCATCGCCGAGGATGGCGGAGCGGCTGGTGTCGGCGGAGGTCATCGACGTGGGAGACGCGTCGGACCACAACCCGCTGGTGGCGACGTTCCGCTGA
- a CDS encoding DUF2339 domain-containing protein has translation MCPRNSACCLASHVGRAAAFRASPRAVRWRWRSQMHTATTKWDVKVLGGVGAGLLLLAVVFLWRDLQVPRELLLAVAAVGAAGLTFLNVPHTRNLAGPITVLVCAVAGGLWYAATKEGLLLVGLALTFAIATVTVLRAGSQPDAERDRVRDVLVWYGLAATAIAASWGFYFHFLTLGIAEDNVARRLVLTLGWLVVGVVLVLTGRQRGLPVMRDAGFAFVGIAVGKALLYDTMNLHGSLRVVGLAAAGALMVGAAWMSSRASASRSA, from the coding sequence GTGTGCCCGCGTAACTCCGCTTGCTGCCTTGCGTCACACGTTGGCAGGGCGGCTGCATTCAGGGCTTCCCCACGCGCAGTCAGATGGCGATGGAGGAGTCAGATGCACACGGCGACGACGAAGTGGGACGTGAAGGTGCTGGGAGGCGTGGGAGCGGGGCTGTTGCTCCTGGCGGTGGTGTTCCTGTGGCGTGATTTGCAGGTGCCTCGCGAGCTGCTGCTCGCGGTGGCCGCCGTCGGGGCCGCGGGCCTCACCTTCCTCAACGTGCCGCACACGCGCAATCTCGCGGGGCCCATCACCGTGCTCGTCTGCGCCGTGGCCGGTGGCCTCTGGTACGCGGCGACGAAGGAGGGGCTGCTGCTCGTGGGGCTGGCCCTGACGTTCGCCATCGCCACGGTGACGGTGCTGCGCGCGGGCAGTCAGCCCGACGCGGAGAGAGACCGCGTGCGGGACGTGCTCGTCTGGTACGGGCTCGCCGCCACCGCCATCGCCGCCTCCTGGGGCTTCTACTTCCACTTCCTCACGCTCGGCATCGCCGAGGACAACGTGGCCCGCCGGCTGGTGCTCACGCTGGGGTGGCTCGTCGTGGGCGTGGTCCTGGTGCTCACCGGCCGCCAGCGCGGCCTGCCCGTCATGCGCGACGCGGGCTTCGCCTTCGTGGGCATCGCCGTGGGCAAGGCGCTCCTCTATGACACGATGAACCTCCATGGCTCGCTGCGCGTGGTGGGGCTCGCCGCCGCGGGCGCGCTGATGGTGGGCGCGGCGTGGATGTCCTCCCGTGCGTCCGCTTCCCGGAGCGCGTGA